Genomic DNA from Corylus avellana chromosome ca4, CavTom2PMs-1.0:
gtttgatctaactacacaagcacattagcacataatttgtagggtatgacatgaaagtctgatgtatGTGTTTCTATggcttgggtgaaactggatgatttattaaatggatactttggcatatatatatgtgataaaaaaaataaaaacaaaataaaagaagaagaagaaatgattaTTGATAAACTTTTCACgaagtaattggacctcttgcctcattaagtattgagtgttcatgtcaaaaggtgaagaattttgatttggttaatgtcatggttagtttggtttcgtaacctttttgactcgagttagtaagtccttaggggtatTTTACACATAATACCCTAAAATCACCTAGTTTGGGAATCATTGACTCAACattcgttacatgggtcaattagaaagcttaagagaacaaAACATGCACAacctgactaaaaaaaaaaaaatgttatgccatagttattcattctgatgGGGATTTCAgtaaactttgagatattgagacattacatattgggaataattggaagcttcatatttatgtgctagttcactttcactttacactgtttcgaacttgtgatacCTTAACCTgccttttgtaagtgattagattttaaaatttcaattcattatgaagatatAATTTATCGTTTTAAGCTtgccaatgaatgaaaatcatggtttttaGTGATACGTCTactttggataacatgaactatgcatgatgtttgtgggtaacattcctggaaaaccctcacgagacttcactcgtcctctagggaagtCCAagggatttaaaaggcttgttgcatatgctaatattcatattttagccattacttatatttattaattccttagttttgtttgtttctgctattttatttcatttttgtattttctttgttttatagatttttggaagaaaagataGCATTTCCGGAAGTATcaggcttaaaggacaaaattgggaagAAGCTACAAGTTTTGGATCAAGCTTAAGCATTccgatagtgcgatcgatcgcaggagaccTACGCTCAAGCGCACTACCAAAGAGGTCTAAACGAGCGAGTAAGGTGTGCGCTCATGCGCACAAGAGGAGACTCAATCGTAGacttgtgatcgagcgcacccgtgcactGGAGAAAAGACAGATGCGGCTAGAATTCCCtctccttccatattagggttttccaagtcccacttgtaataggactaaatcctacgaattttctaggtttactaggggcTGTAGGATTTCcttaggcctataaatagacctctaagcctcacaattatATACACAACTTTGGAGAGATGAATTGAAGGTTATTTCAAGGAGTCGTTttcggttttttcttttctttttctttttagttttattttaattatgtgtaactaatactttcgtagggctagattgaagctttaattatgtttatttaatatttcaatattgacgcttTTTtgataatcatattatgatgcttaacttgattaattcatgtgtGATTGACCCTTATATGCATGTGATTGACCCTTATATGCATGTGGTGCAGATTAgtaatttaagtcaatttggatgattgagtcttGGTCTTAATAGAGCGACAAAAGAATTTCCtcacaggttcttgggttaatcaacatggaaaaccgagaatagacacccatgccctagattccatgtatttgtcgattttcacaaatatatgctttcttaaaaaacaacttagtagacactcatgctaaatcctttaaaaaagaaaagaattagagtagacactcatgcctaattcgttacttaggaaaatcaatagtttaaggagtagacacttatacccttaggttgacaaacattaggtattcataatatgattagaacattggcatattgttatattatttgagcgtgattagtggtggatatcaaagccctaccttttatttatctttatttattttcaatatatcaatatcaatttagtgacaattttatattttaatcaattctaagcaaaatcaataatttccgtgggaatgatctcgtacttgctgtactatattatcatttgatcttatgcacttgcaAGCAAAACGTACAaatttttatctattaatttaggtaatatttggcacaacaactAAATCTGAGACTGTACGAACAGATCGTGGATGATGCTCGAGCGATCCTAGGGATGCAACGGAGTTGGATGGTTTCCCACGTCAAGCGGGAAGCAAACATAGCGGCCCATTCTCTAGCGAAATTTGTTGTATTATGTCCTACTAAGCGTATATGGATGGAGGATATTCCTAGTTGTATTTATGACATTGTTTTATTAGAGCAATCTGCTTTGGCTGTATAGGGCTTTATGCTCTAGGCTATTGGCTATTTTGAGGAATGAAATTAtttgattcaaaaaaataaaaaatgatacattcaaaattatcaataattaagaaattatgcagcgatttcaaaatatgaaaactcATTGAGGAGAATTGAATAATTTTACGATAGgcatgataaaaaaatacttgtaaGTAACATTATATATTctaaacaataatttttttttttttttgaattgttaatttatttcgttagttatattatttcatattaataaaattttggttaactttattttttatatacttgAACACACCTCCCCAAATCAAGATGCTCACTCTGTTACTGATACCAAAATTGACATGGCACAAGAAGAATTTTCccacaaaacataaaataaagctAAATTCTATGTTGAATAGAATATCATTGGCCAATGATAGCGTTTGATTGAGTCTCACCATTGGATATGGCTATTCCAGTAGGCCTAGCAGCCCAAATACTCAGCCCACTCAGCATAAGGCCCAAGCCTAAAGCCCATTCAAAATTAAAGATCTACTCAACAACCTACCAAATGCAATTATCACGTGACTCTtagtatgtttgagattgcattcgAGAAATATAGTTTAagtccaaaaaatatttttttggcaaaaactttatttttaagcttataCCAAATGTGTTTTAGttatttttgagatttttggacccttaaaagcgtttttaattttttttactaaacggatattttttttcttcaaataaatttattgagtgttaaacgcacttttaaaactcctcaaacgcacactcaaACATGTCATTAGTCACCACATGGTAGACAATTTGAGAGGCAAGTCGGCAAGGCCCCATTTTATAAAGGACGCTCTCCGTAATTTAGGTATCATCTTATgcctatttttcttcttcccttttctgTGGaactctctcattctctctaactcccattttcattttctctctcacgCGTATGACTAAGTGTCTCGGTTTTGTAGGAATAAAACAGTCAGTTGGACCAGCTCTAGCCCGGTCAGGGCGTCCAGACCAATAATAGTTGAGACGACCGAAGGGATCAAATGTTTCTCTAGtctatttcaataaaataaaaaagtcaaaatcaaaatcaaaatggttGTTTTCCCATAATAATCAAACCTAAACGTAACTCAATTGCTAAAAACAAACTGCAAAGAAAGTTACAGGAACTGACACGACAATGTATGTCTCATAACTGGCAATTCCccatgattatttatttatttatattattttggaCACTTTTGTCCATcgttattatattattattattattatccaaaACGTAGTGTGAACTTCACGAGAAATAAAAAGACTAAATAGTCATAGAGACAGCTGTATTGATACCATTCGTATACAAATGCAAGATATTTCTTTGGTGATTGATGATTGGGTAGCGTTAGAATCTTTCACAAATCAcaataataaagggtagggtgACCTTTTGCGCACCACTTAAATTTGTCACTTTCCTTGCTTGCTTGGGTGGAAATCAAGGATGGGCGGAAAAGAAGGCGAGCAGGCCCACCAGCGGCGCGTTGATGTACGTTGTGGGCTCGGATTGCTGAAAGATCGGCCTGGAGTCAGGGAAGGCATCTGAGATATTGGGCCCACCCACTACGGCCCCAACCAGTAGATTGGGGTTCGGATTTGGAGTTTGGTAGTACCGAGACCCTGCTTTGCAAGCAATGCGGGCCGGGTGGGCCTCCACTGATGGCAGTGAGCTGCCCCGATGGTGTATCCTCCGTGGGTATCGTGATCCATATCCGACCATGTACGACATTCCCATTGGATTATCCCCAAGAATGTAGTCCACCTGGTAGTGGTAGGACCCACGtcaaataatttatattaaaatattatatatacctAAATTAGGCGCAAAGATAAATTAGAAGATGAAAGGAGGGGGTTTGAGAGCAGGCAAAAGTAGCCGTTGATTTTGTCTGATTTAGAAGAGATGGTCCCTCACAGTCACAGATTAAATTTCTGATGAGGACCCACCCACCTATCACAACCATGATTGGGCAATGGGACTAACCTGACGTTTGGCAAGTCGTTTTAGCAGAGCAGGGGTGGCTGATGTCTCGCCACATGGCACAGCCTTATTGGCGTGGCTTAGATAATTAGAATAGGCTAGAAGCAGGAAAGACAGAGACGTTACATGCTGCATGTTACTCCCTCCAGCCTTATAGATCAGCCCACCTTTCCAAACAAagaccaaaaaaaccaaaaaactttattatttcaattcaaCTCACCTGTTTTTTGTGTGAGAGAggagaataataattaaagaaaacataaacaaactTGAGAAAGGAccataaaaatgatttaattaattaattaattaattacttggcATAAATAATAATGCACATTTATCAACCGCAAAAAGTAATTGAAAGCCGCAGAAATAAGGGCGCAAGCAAACGCACGAAACACATGCATGGTAGATGGCAAGCACAAAAGCAAAGACAGTCTGTCCAATAACCCACACAGCCCAAAACTTTAACATGAAGGCATATTCTCTTGGACTTGTGTGTAATGTGACAAACTTTGATCATGTGATTTTCGTtccaatgaagaaaaagaaaatcaagtacCTGGAGAATATTGGACTTGAGGATGAGAAATTCCAGGCAATAAAGAACAGATAAACCCATCTGCATTCTGCAGGAAGGACTCGAAATATTCTGCCCTTCCCCTCAACACTTcctgttaattaattaaacccaaaaaaaaaaaaaaaagttactattTTTCATCAACAGAgataatatagatataatatattatatttctccAAATACGTAAAACAGAGAGCAGCAGAGGGGGGGAGACATAAGACAATAAATAGCTGAAATGGACGATTTTTTCCCTGTGATGTATCTGATCATAATGAAAAGCCCTAAACAAGAAGTCGCAATCACTTTGAAGAAAAAGTTATATAATAAAGAAATGTATAGGGCTCAGTATGGGTCGAGCCATCCTCATTCGTCCAACCCTTTATGCACATGCATGTGGCAGTAGCTTACTGCTTTCGGGACCCACATCTAAGGATGACTTCCCTACGCACTTAGAGGACAACACCTCACTCCTAGCTTTGGCGACTTTCCTCTTGATTGAAGGGACAACTCTCTCTACCCacgaataaaagaaaaagaaaaagaaaaagcatttaaCTAAGAGATTGataattcaaatttttacaaatcCTCATATACCTTAACTTTAACTATTTATGATCTTGACTATTTGATCCGCTAAAGAAATACTTTTCTACTTTAAATTTATTCCAGTAGATCAAAATAGGGGGGCACGTGGACCCACCACCATGTGGACCCACAATGTATACACTTTTAGAAATGTATTTTTACTATTCTGAGGCGTACACAGGGGAATGTCTCAAATGATTTGGCTTAGATAGATGCATGtgttgtaaaaatattaattttattaacaaTCCCTCACATATCAACCAAGAACATAGGACATGAAGGGTAAAAACAttaaacaaagacaaaaaaaaaaaagcatatgatAAGtgcacatacatatatatgtgtacaataatttaaatcatataatatatagtcTAAGATTAATTAAATGAGGAGTAGGGTTACCTTGGAAATTAGCACATTAATCCCAGCATGCTTGTTATCCCAACCGAACTCATTGATGGTGTCTCCGGCTCTTAATATCACCTCGTTCCTAGCTATGTACTCTCTGTACTCGCGCATCCTTGACGCCTTGTGTAACCACGCCGCTGCCCAAAGCAACTCGtcctacaatttttattttaaattattttagccGTCCAAAGTATTATTACTATTACAACTTCAATGTCAATCCAACGGCGGAGACTCCCCCACCTGGTAACCGTTAACGTCGCAGTAAAAAGGGCACACCGCAGGGTGCAAGCTCGAGCTGTACGCTCCCCGGTACTTGTCAGCGAACTCGAACACCTGCATTTCAACCGTTACATATACAACGGTTATATTTTCAGATGCGGAGAGAGACACTCACATGATACGTACATTTAGCACTCTAAGTAATTACATGGTAAATGtggaattttatatatatatatatatatatatatatatatatatttgtttttttaccaAAGGTTAAATAAAAAAGGTAGGTGATTCAGTGTGACAGAGACGTACCCTGATGGCACGACTGAGAAGCAATCTAGAGTAAGCCGGGTCACGTGACCTGAATACAATGGACGCAGCGGCCAAGGCAGCAGCTGTTTCGCCAGCCACGTCAGATCCAGGGTGGGCCCTATCCACCTTATACACCGTTCGAAGCGTATCCATGTCTTCTGGCCGCTCCCAGCAGTTGTGATCGGAGTACGCGTCACCCACCTGGACGTAAACGACGTCAGGCACCGCCGTTGCCTTCAAGAGGTAATCCGTCCCCCATTTGACGGCCCTGACGGCGTTCCTCAGCTCCGGCCCCATGTTCCTCCCAAAATCTATGACGCTCCACGACAGCAACGTCGTCGTAAAGGCCATTGGGAACCCGAACTTCACATTGTCTCCGGCGTCGTAGTACCCACCCGTTAAGTCAACCTGTCAAAAGTAAAGAGTACACCCGGCGTTAAAACGGAGAAAATGGGGAATGCTAAGGCGTGGGAGGGTGTAGATGGAAAAGCTTACCCCGGCGGTGGCTCCGTCGTGCAAGGCTGAGTCTTTGCGCCATCGAACACGTTGATCTGGGGGGAGCCTCCCCGATCGTTGGCCTTCGAAGAAGAGGATGCTTTTCCTAAGCGCATTGTAGTAGTCGTGGCGGGCGGCGAGTGGACGGAGAGGGAGGAAGACGAGGAGGAGGGTAAGGACGCGAAGTGCGGCAACACTCGCCGGGAAAGAGAGAGCATTGCGCGCCATTTCTTGCTGTTGGAGCAAGGAAAGATGGAAACCGTCGTGGTACTTATAGTAGAAAAGCGTCATTGGATTCCAGACTTTGAGCCAATAACTTACCGCCACGTGGAAACATTACTGGATGATTGTTAGGATTCCGATGCTTGACCGGGTCGTCTCGGGTATGACCGTATGTTGGGTCGGACTATCCGAAACTGGTTTTGGATTATGATATTATGAGGGTCGGTGGGGTACACAAGTTGAAAGGTGAAGGATAATGGGGGCATGACTGATCCACCGTCGTATTGATGGTGGCCACGTGGAGGAGTAGGGGGTTGTGGCCATGTGGGCCCATAGACGTGGAGCAAAAGAACATAATAATGAATCGATGGCAATCATTCCTAAGCGTCAGATATGTTGACTGTTTTCATCTATTGTTTAGGACGCCGCTGAGGCATGTGCGTTccgttagattttttttttttttttttagatggcaacaaaaattatcattagatgtaataatatttatttttttaataataattttttacttaaaatatgtTTATGACacctcaaatttttaaaaaaattggcataataattatttttggttCGTATAGATTCTATGGCTGAGAATAAGAATGTAAGATTACGTGGTCCCTTCCTTCTATAGATGGATAACACCAAAATCCTTAGGAGGATAGACCGATAGAATAATGAATGAATGGTGCACTcgcattaaaaaaagaaaaaaaaataataaaagaataaatgatggcctcaagtgaaaaaaagaaaagaaaagagtgatCGACATATACACTATTGTAATGTAATCCGATCCATTTTAAAGATTTGTTAGGTTGCTCCAAGTACCTGAAATTTAGGCATTGTCTAAGGCCTAAAATTTATTtgcccaaaaacaaaatcctGAATAGTAATCATTATTAAGATTATTATCAACCCCTTTAataaatgagtaatgatataagctTAAATGTTCTtaaatatgatgtgacttttaaaattattattgaatttgaaattattattatttaatttttatctacggatgattttaaaagacacattacaTTTGtccctaaggggtagctcaatcggctatggaccacgtctcatgaagcagaAGTTACTAGTTTAAATCTCCATCTCCCCCTTTCCTTATGTGaacatgctaaaaaaaaaaaacacattacaTTTTTGAGGACTTCAATTCttcttatagcattactctttatgaATAGATGTTGACGCCCCATATTATAAATTGTtgcacctttttcttttgtcatcaTTTCTTGTTACCCGCTTATAAGTAGTTGGAAACTATAAGATGATAGCAATGATTTCCTTATCAACGAAAAATGCTAAGCAAAAGCAATTCTCCTCCTCTCTCTTAATGTTACAAAAACTTTGAGAGAGATCAGGAGagagaaactaaaaataaaataaaatccggTGTTATAGAACGTTCGATCATTGTTCGGGTTGTTCGATCGTTCTATGGGCAGAACTTTGAAATTCCAATAAGGTCCTACTTTTAACCTATGTATCACGTTCCAGTGCCCAAACATACTTCCTAATACCATTCTGAACACAAACTAGACCACAAAACATAAACCTAACACCAAAGCTCAAACATTCatcacgaaaaaaaaaaaaatccaacatttCTTGCAAAACCACAAAGCTTCTTTAAAGACAAACTTCAAAATGCAAGGATCTACAAGTTAACACcataaatagtaaaatatacaACTCAAGGTAAACGAAATGGTCTATAAGTCTCTCCAGGGGCTCAAACTTTTTAACCCTAAAATCATTATCATCAAACCATCAAAAGTCACTATACGACTCCTCGCAAAAATTACTATAACACACGAAAAGAATCAAGTTTTGGGTGTAGGGTTTACCTCTTTTAAAGGTAGAGACCCAAAACCCTTAAAAGATCATTCTAttcaccttttctttctctttctctaggGTTTGGTGGCCAAAGAGTAACAAAATAGGGTCTAGGGCTTGACTTAAACCCTTAAATAAACTTCTTTCCACAAGCTTATGCTGAAATGGTTAGTTCTTATTTGCATGGAGATTGTCACCGTTCAATCGTTTTTAAGTAACAATCGATTATTCTGCTTAGGGTTGTACTAAtccataatttaaaataaacgtTAAGTTGTTATGAGCTTAGTAGCATCGTTTGATCATTCGAAGAGCATGATCGATCATTGCACAAAAACTTCTTCCAAGTGTCCATAAATCtcatttttctcctcccttttgGGTCTTGGAGAGCAAGTCCCactcatttttgtgttttgtttagAGAATTCCAAAACCCTCTCCTCTCTTAGTGATTAACGACCATAAAATCCTGgccattcattttcttttgtttgatcaCCATTCATTTGACCTCTCAACTAACCCCTATAATTTCACATTGTCCTTTCTATGCCAAGTATCTTTACTTTATTTATGCTTTAGTCCTTGTTTAAAATGCTTGGAATTTTCTATTATTGCATAGAATGACTAATTGTCCATGGGCTCTCATCCTGGTTTGGGCCTTTTTCCCAGTCTAGCCTACAAAATTCTAGGAAAAGTTTAATCTCTCATACATAGCCCAATACATTATTCAGCCTATTACAAAtttccaaaaatcatgaaaccacaTTCAAAACATTCATTTCTTACTGTTCTATCATACATTAGAATAGTTTCATGTGTTATAACCCCTAGAATCCTTAGTGGCTGAAACGACACATCTGCTTTCCCTTTAATGACAATACCCTCAACTAGTTGTTCATATCATCTATCAAAATAATTCCATCTCCCAACTTTAGTCCACATATATGAATTTTAGTGTAAGTCTTAGTAAAATATTAAATCCTTCTTATCCCTGAAATCAAAACGACCTTAACTTTAGGGGTGAAAATTGGGATATTAATTTACACTTGGTAGTTTGGAGGCCTACATGAAAAATGAGTAAGAGTCTATTGGGTGCGTTTGAGGgacctaaaagtacttttaatacttaaaaagcccatttgaaaaaaaaaaaaaaaatactagtttggtaaaaaaattaaaagcgcttttaaaaaTCCAAAAGGCCTAAAACTgtccaaaacgcacttttgacaaaagtttaaaaataaagttttagctcaaaagttctttttaacttaaaaactatatttctcaaacgcaatcccaaataggctctaagtttattttcctttatttgttAAGATATATACTTGGGATAAAAtacatttataatatttaaaattatttaagtaaataagatatatatgatCATGTTTTCACTAAAATTATTCAAAGGGATACGAAAATAGTAGCCGTGATTTCATCACTACAGAAAATT
This window encodes:
- the LOC132179249 gene encoding endoglucanase 8-like, which codes for MARNALSFPASVAALRVLTLLLVFLPLRPLAARHDYYNALRKSILFFEGQRSGRLPPDQRVRWRKDSALHDGATAGVDLTGGYYDAGDNVKFGFPMAFTTTLLSWSVIDFGRNMGPELRNAVRAVKWGTDYLLKATAVPDVVYVQVGDAYSDHNCWERPEDMDTLRTVYKVDRAHPGSDVAGETAAALAAASIVFRSRDPAYSRLLLSRAIRVFEFADKYRGAYSSSLHPAVCPFYCDVNGYQDELLWAAAWLHKASRMREYREYIARNEVILRAGDTINEFGWDNKHAGINVLISKEVLRGRAEYFESFLQNADGFICSLLPGISHPQVQYSPGGLIYKAGGSNMQHVTSLSFLLLAYSNYLSHANKAVPCGETSATPALLKRLAKRQVDYILGDNPMGMSYMVGYGSRYPRRIHHRGSSLPSVEAHPARIACKAGSRYYQTPNPNPNLLVGAVVGGPNISDAFPDSRPIFQQSEPTTYINAPLVGLLAFFSAHP